The following proteins are co-located in the Acidicapsa acidisoli genome:
- a CDS encoding alpha/beta fold hydrolase, with protein sequence MNPVLSGHANSPAKTQSQVPATSIHRVMADGVEIFYRVAGDAAAPVLLLLHGFPTSSFMFRELIPRLADEYRVIAPDLPGFGFTEVPAKRNYIYSFDALAGTIEAFTEALGLDRYVIYIFDYGAPTGLRLGMRHPERVTAIVSQNGNAYEEGLGDAWGPIRKYWSEPTEENRDVLRQNILTLETTRWQYTHGVTNPEAVAPEGYTLDTALMERPGNKEIQLDLFLDYASNVKLYPKFQEYFRKSKPPLLAIWGKNDPFFIPAGAEAFHKDIPNAQVRFLDTGHFALETHAVEIADAIKDFLDARGVSDRREKELSR encoded by the coding sequence ATGAACCCGGTCCTGTCAGGACATGCAAACAGCCCAGCGAAAACCCAGTCCCAAGTGCCTGCGACGTCGATACACAGAGTGATGGCGGACGGAGTCGAGATCTTCTATCGGGTAGCCGGCGATGCGGCAGCACCTGTGTTGCTCTTGCTTCATGGGTTCCCTACGTCATCCTTCATGTTCCGTGAGCTGATTCCTCGCCTCGCAGACGAATACAGGGTGATCGCGCCAGACCTGCCCGGTTTTGGATTCACGGAGGTGCCGGCAAAGCGAAACTATATCTATTCATTCGACGCTCTGGCGGGCACGATCGAGGCCTTCACCGAAGCACTCGGCCTCGACCGTTACGTAATATACATCTTCGACTACGGTGCTCCCACCGGCTTGCGTCTGGGGATGCGCCACCCGGAACGAGTGACAGCCATCGTCTCGCAAAACGGCAACGCTTATGAAGAAGGCCTCGGCGACGCGTGGGGGCCGATTCGCAAATATTGGTCCGAGCCGACAGAAGAAAACCGAGACGTGCTCCGGCAGAACATTCTGACCCTGGAAACCACTCGCTGGCAGTACACGCACGGAGTAACAAATCCGGAGGCGGTTGCTCCTGAAGGATACACACTGGATACGGCCCTGATGGAGCGTCCCGGCAACAAAGAAATTCAGCTCGATCTGTTCCTCGATTACGCATCGAATGTGAAGCTTTATCCAAAGTTTCAGGAGTATTTTCGGAAATCGAAGCCGCCGCTGCTGGCGATCTGGGGCAAGAATGATCCCTTCTTCATTCCTGCGGGTGCAGAAGCATTCCACAAGGACATTCCAAATGCGCAAGTCCGCTTCCTGGATACAGGGCACTTTGCCTTAGAGACACATGCAGTCGAGATTGCTGATGCGATCAAAGACTTCCTCGATGCGAGAGGCGTCTCTGACAGACGCGAGAAGGAGCTGTCGCGATGA
- a CDS encoding sigma 54-interacting transcriptional regulator, producing the protein MASIEQSDAHRMSSDRETQNQFGLFSSESVLKILRLILAGAPLEEVLTIIAQLVESRGDGTLCTIWLPSDYERQLYCAAAPGLPGFITHVGSMLIGPQGGSCGTAVFRREPVYVTDILNDPVWEHYRHLLLPFGIRAVWSRPLFTSDGKVLGTFAIHYREVRSPSAADLQMIENASYIAGIAIERHLNEEKLRYERDRLQLLLEITSSVTSRLDLRQVVEGLSTNLFRTMQCDVSALLLPDIESGELRVTVLHNPDARGPYREGSLVSMNSSISGQVLRKGKTIRIDSFEQVREDPEIYGNPDGQFIYERVIEEGLSVGCYLPLVSRDRVVGVLMLCRRSNNPFEKNDVILLEQVARQIAIAVENTLEYERATKDRDKETKQRLYLEEEIRAEFGEIVGGSPVLKDALHLVSVVAPTDSSVLILGETGTGKELIARAIHNLSGRRDRAFVKLNCAAIPLGLLESELFGHEKGAFTGAIAQKTGRFELAHKGTLFLDEVGDIPLELQAKLLRVLQEQEFERLGSNRTRKVDVRLIAATHRDLPAMVKQAAFRDDLYYRLKVFPINIPALRERTEDIPKLVRHFTAFYAQRMNKKIDTIPAETMEALVRYRWPGNVRELRNFIERAVILSPRTLLQAPIAELEQFSASGKSNLPMTGLDELERDHIIRALELSNWIVGGRNGAAQRLGMKRTSLVYKMQKHRIVRPASSRETSAVDGRVPAV; encoded by the coding sequence ATGGCGTCTATCGAGCAATCCGATGCACATCGAATGTCGAGCGACAGAGAGACGCAGAATCAGTTCGGCCTGTTTTCCTCCGAATCGGTGCTCAAGATCCTGCGATTAATTCTTGCAGGAGCACCCTTGGAGGAAGTGCTCACTATCATTGCGCAACTGGTAGAGTCACGCGGCGACGGGACGTTGTGCACCATCTGGCTTCCCAGCGATTATGAGAGGCAGCTCTACTGCGCGGCAGCTCCTGGTCTTCCCGGATTCATCACGCATGTAGGGTCCATGCTGATTGGTCCGCAAGGAGGATCCTGCGGCACGGCAGTCTTTCGGCGGGAACCGGTATATGTGACCGACATTCTCAATGATCCTGTCTGGGAACATTATCGTCACCTGCTTTTGCCCTTCGGAATTCGTGCAGTGTGGTCGCGGCCTTTATTCACGAGCGACGGCAAGGTGCTGGGAACCTTTGCCATCCACTATCGTGAGGTGCGCAGCCCTTCCGCGGCCGATCTGCAGATGATCGAGAATGCCAGCTACATTGCGGGAATCGCGATAGAGCGTCACCTGAATGAAGAAAAGTTACGGTATGAACGCGATCGCTTGCAATTGCTTCTGGAAATCACTAGCAGCGTGACATCCAGGTTGGACCTCCGGCAAGTGGTTGAAGGGCTTTCGACGAATCTATTCAGGACAATGCAATGTGACGTGTCCGCCTTGTTGCTACCCGACATCGAGAGCGGTGAGTTACGTGTCACTGTCTTGCACAACCCAGACGCGAGAGGACCCTACCGAGAGGGATCGTTGGTGTCGATGAATAGTTCGATCTCGGGTCAGGTATTGCGGAAGGGCAAGACCATCCGCATCGATAGTTTCGAACAGGTCCGCGAGGATCCTGAAATTTATGGGAACCCTGACGGCCAGTTTATTTATGAGCGAGTGATCGAGGAAGGCCTCAGCGTGGGGTGCTATCTTCCGCTTGTGAGCCGAGATCGCGTGGTTGGCGTTCTGATGCTTTGCAGGCGTTCCAACAATCCTTTTGAGAAAAACGACGTCATCCTGCTTGAGCAGGTGGCTCGCCAGATAGCGATTGCAGTAGAGAACACGTTGGAGTACGAAAGGGCGACAAAGGATCGAGACAAAGAAACGAAACAAAGACTGTATCTCGAAGAGGAAATCCGGGCTGAGTTTGGGGAAATCGTCGGCGGTAGCCCTGTCCTAAAGGATGCCCTGCATCTGGTATCCGTCGTGGCTCCTACCGATTCGAGCGTGCTGATTTTGGGTGAGACGGGTACGGGCAAAGAATTGATTGCGCGCGCCATTCATAATCTAAGCGGCCGCCGAGATCGGGCCTTTGTCAAATTGAATTGCGCCGCTATCCCACTGGGACTCCTTGAAAGCGAGCTGTTCGGGCATGAAAAGGGAGCGTTCACTGGCGCGATAGCGCAGAAGACGGGACGCTTCGAACTTGCGCATAAAGGCACGCTCTTCCTGGACGAAGTTGGTGACATTCCGCTAGAGCTTCAGGCAAAGCTGCTGCGCGTCCTGCAGGAGCAGGAGTTTGAGAGGCTCGGCAGCAACCGCACGCGCAAGGTGGATGTTCGTCTCATTGCAGCTACGCACCGTGATCTACCAGCGATGGTGAAGCAGGCTGCGTTTCGAGACGACCTTTACTACCGGCTCAAGGTGTTCCCAATCAATATTCCCGCCTTGCGGGAGCGCACCGAGGACATTCCGAAACTGGTCCGCCACTTCACTGCCTTCTATGCACAGCGAATGAATAAGAAGATCGATACGATTCCCGCCGAAACGATGGAAGCACTTGTGCGATATCGCTGGCCGGGAAATGTTCGCGAACTGCGAAACTTCATCGAACGTGCAGTAATCCTGTCTCCTCGTACGTTGTTACAGGCACCTATTGCCGAACTCGAGCAGTTCAGCGCTTCAGGCAAATCAAATCTTCCCATGACAGGTCTTGACGAACTGGAGCGGGATCACATTATCCGCGCTCTTGAGTTGAGCAACTGGATCGTCGGAGGACGGAACGGCGCGGCGCAGCGGCTCGGGATGAAACGCACCTCTCTGGTTTACAAGATGCAGAAGCATCGGATCGTTCGTCCCGCCTCCTCCCGAGAAACCAGCGCGGTCGACGGCCGAGTGCCCGCCGTCTAG